A genomic stretch from Strongyloides ratti genome assembly S_ratti_ED321, chromosome : 1 includes:
- a CDS encoding 7TM GPCR, serpentine receptor class ab (Srab) family-containing protein, with protein sequence MLFNLIIINLNIIFLLTMELNEFTVLPIRIPIIENCTNFLGLIFIILFFKHLVNFKHYHINIRIMLITMLIYFIFIISSRFLIFLALLEGKILRSVTFGSQNICFFFFLIHRVGFLGYNSIFYIIVIERTIASIRYKTYENEKKKLLCITIVCLHSLTIFVIMFFRLREFAKNNKEINRIPCLRRNVDNGFLNVISYVILIMTTISSLTFFILLIINKKLYIKSNLRFSKNILSTKYQILENLLFLKALLPCILNFLISSVLNGMLFIYIISELIKGINSLEKEIYIVEMGQISDIIFSISFVTIPLTTYITFKRLKKMYLKKNNHNLYDVKKQKVPKNNQIQPTTVNDIYFNQFNKQWDCQKPKK encoded by the coding sequence ATGTTATTCAATcttatcataataaatttaaatattatttttttgttaactaTGGAATTAAACGAATTTACCGTATTACCTATTAGAATTcctattattgaaaattgtACTAACTTTTTGggattaatatttataattttatttttcaaacatttggttaattttaaacattatcatataaatataagaataatgttaattacaatgcttatttattttatatttataataagttcaagatttttgatatttttggCATTATTAGAAGGCAAAATTCTTCGATCTGTTACATTTGGTTCACAAAATAtctgtttctttttttttctaattcatCGTGTTGGATTTTTAGGTtataattctattttttatataattgttattgAAAGAACAATTGCAAGTATTAGATATAAAACatatgaaaatgaaaaaaaaaagttgttatgTATTACTATTGTTTGCCTACACTCCTTAActatatttgttataatgttttttcGTTTAAGAGAATTTGcaaaaaataacaaagaaATCAACAGAATACCATGTTTAAGAAGAAATGTTGATAATggatttttaaatgttatatcatatgtaattttaatcATGACAACAATATCTTCTCTAAcgttttttatattactaataattaataaaaaactatatataaaatcaaatttaagattttcaaaaaatatccTTTCTacaaaatatcaaatattagaaaatttgCTATTTCTAAAAGCTCTCCTACCATGTATTTTGAATTTCTTGATATCTAGTGTTTTAAATGGAAtgctttttatatatataattagtGAACTTATAAAAGGAATAAATTCATTGGagaaagaaatatatattgtagAGATGGGACAAATATCAGATatcattttttcaatatcattTGTTACTATCCCTTTAACAACATATATCacatttaaaagattaaaaaaaatgtatcttaaaaaaaacaatcataatttatatgatgtcaaaaaacaaaaagtaCCAAAAAACAATCAAATACAACCAACTACtgttaatgatatatattttaaccaatttaataaacaatgGGATTGTCAGAaaccaaaaaaataa
- a CDS encoding Regulator of chromosome condensation has translation MSTDYLPETKENFVLTCGSGEQIGHGPRITTKKPRMIEELFLGTVIDIAAGGVHSVVLTNNGELYSCGINENGTIPIDDPLNNNCDSINTFTKLFFDEEIKAHGKIVSIVAGASFTASLTDQGSVLTWGDFRDGGGEMENHKIFDKLRNRVNVLVDSSKGYNIIKIAAGENHLICLSNKGRVNGRYPSRGGAFYRDSSGENIKVPNIIIKGKDIRFENIFAGGYWSMAVDKNGDVYVCGLNNFDQLGFPASTGENCDNRFMSFKKSPIFTKKGLKITHACGTQHIVVRYDNGDVYSIGKNIDNALGVGSWKGKNDEVNWKSSKLNKIKFSQKIAGITAAYGCSIAWDVNGNAWAWGSDTSGQLGLGIKDDDDKMVPKPKKIVSKHLIGKKILKVSIADNHSIFLATDA, from the exons atgtCTACTGATTACCTTCCTGAAactaaagaaaattttgtattaacGTGTGGAAGTGGAGAACAGATAGGTCATGGTCCTCGTATAACAACAAAGAAACCTCGTATGATTGAAGAATTATTTCTGGGAACTGTGATTGACATTGCTGCAGGTGGTGTTCATTCTGTTGTGTTAACAAATAACGGTGAATTATATAGTTGTGGtattaatgaaaatggtACAATTCCTATTGATGAtccattaaataataactgTGATTCCATTAATACATttacaaaacttttttttgatgaAGAAATAAAAGCTCATGGaaaa attgTAAGTATTGTTGCTGGAGCATCATTTACTGCTTCATTAACAGATCAGGGAAGTGTTCTAACATGGGGTGACTTTCGTGATGGTGGAGGTGAAATGGAAAATCATAagatatttgataaattacgTAATAGAGTTAATGTACTTGTTGATTCTAGTAAAggatataatattataaaaattgctGCCGGTGAGAATCATTTAATATGTTTGTCAAATAAGg GTAGAGTTAATGGAAGATATCCCAGTAGAGGTGGAGCTTTTTATAGAGATTCATCTggagaaaatataaaagttcctaatattattattaaaggaAAAGATATTcgttttgaaaatatttttgctGGTGGATATTGGTCAATGGCTGTTGATAAAAATGGAGATGTATATGTTTGtggtttaaataattttgatcaACTTGGATTTCCAGCATCTACTGGTGAGAATTGTGATAATAGATTTATGTCTTTTAAAAAGTCAccaatttttacaaaaaaaggACTTAAAATAACACATGCATGTGGAACACAACATATTGTTGTAAGATATGATAATGGTGATGTTTATTCTATAGGAAAAAATATTGACAATGCTCTTGGAGTAGGTTCATGGAAAGGAAAAAATGATGAAGTTAATTGGAAATcaagtaaattaaataaaataaaatttagtcAAAAGATTGCTGGTATAACTGCAGCTTATGGATGTTCCATTGCTTGGGATGTTAATGGAAATGCATGGGCATGGGGATCAGATACATCCGGTCAACTGGGACTTGGTATAAaagatgatgatgataaaaTGGTTCCAAAAcctaaaaaaattgtatcaaaacatttaattggaaagaaaatattaaaagtatctATTGCTGATAATCATTCTATCTTCTTAGCAACTGATGCTTAA